The Stigmatella aurantiaca DW4/3-1 genome contains the following window.
ATGGCGGCCGGGGTGCTGCTGTTCGTGGGGATACGGCCCTGGCTCGTTTCAACCCCATCCGGAACACGAATCAAAGGAGGCGCCAGCGCGGAGCTGCGCATTGGCGGAGAAGGTGCCCAGCGCACCGTCCAAGGCCCTGCCATCGAGCCCCTCGCTCCCGGCGAGCGCGTGCGTCTGGGCTACACGCCGGACACGCACCGGTACGTCCTGGCGGTGTCCGTGGACGCGGCCGGCGAGGTGACACCGCTTTACCCCGAGGCGGGGCAGAGCCTTCCGGTGGAAAGAGGCTCGGGCACGCACTGGTTGCCGGACAGCCTCGAGTTCACCGGAGCGGGGGTCGAACGGGTGGTGCTCATCCTGAGCGATGAACCCCTGGCGGTGCAGGACGTCACCACCGCGGCACGGCGCGCCTTCCAGGCGGGTGGACGGACGGTGGAGGCGATGCCCCTGCTCGACCTGCCTGGAGCGCAGACGCACTGGATGTTGCTCAAGCCGTGATGCATCCAGGGCCACAGAGGGGTGCCTTCGTCCTCGTGCTGCTGTTGGCCACGCTCGTCCACGCCGAGCCGATGCGGCGCTTCGCGCTGGTGATCGGTAACGACACGGGAGGCGCCGGGACCCAGCCCCTGCGCTACGCGCGCGAGGATGCGCGCAAGATGCATGACCTGATGGCCCGGCTGGGCGGGGTGCGTCCAGAGGACGCGCAGCTGCTCTTGAACCAGGAGGCGCGGGATGTCCTCACCGGGCTGACGGAGCTGGAGGGCCGGATCAAGGCGGCACAGGCGCAGGGTGAGCGCACGGCGCTCATCGTCTTCTACTCCGGCCATGCAAAGGAGGAAGCCCTGCGGCTGGGAGACTCGCGTTTGCCCTTTGAGACGCTCAAGCGGCGGCTGGCCGACGCGTCCGCGGACATCCGCATCGCCATCCTGGACTCGTGCCGCTCCGGGACACTGACCCGGGCCAAAGGGGCCCGGCGGGCCCCTGCCTTCTCAATCGACTCGGGCACCTCCCGGGAAGCCAGGGGGCTCGTCATCCTCACCTCCAGCACGGCGGACGAAGACTCGCAGGAGTCGGACATGCTCGGCGGCAGCTACTTCTCACATCACCTGCTCAGCGGACTGCTGGGAGATGCGGACCGATCCGGGGATGGCCGGGTAACGCTCTTCGAGGCGTACTCGCATGCCTACGCACGCACCGTCGCGGACACCGCCGCCAGCGGCGCGGGACCGCAACACCCCACCTTCAGCTACGATCTGGCGGGCAACGGGGACCTGGTGCTGACGGAGCTGAGAGCCTCCGAAGGGCTGGTCGTGCCGGGCAACGCCCCCGCGGGGCCCTACTACTTCGTGGACTCCAGCGGGCTGGTGGTCGCGGAGCTGGACAAGGCGCACGGTGTGGAGCGGCGCGTGGCCCTGGCGCCCGGTACCTACCGGGTCAAACGCCGCCTGGAAGACCGGCTGCGCACGGGCGAGGTCACCGTCCGGCGCGGGCAGGAAACGGTCCTGGAGGAGTCCCGGCTCAGGGATGCGCCGTTCTCGGACGATCCAGTCAAGGGCGCACGCACGCAGGGCTCCTTCTGGGTGGTGGGAGCCATGGGCGGCATGCAGTCCTTCTTCGACGGCACTGTCCGCGACACCCTGTTCCTGCCGTCTGCCCTGCTGGGCGTCGAGGCAAGCCTCCACGACTACTTTCGCCAAGACTGGGTCTGGAGCTTCGACCTGGCGGTGGGCGGGCGGGAGGCGACGCTGGCCCTCCCCACCCTGGCGGGCCTGAACTACCGCTACTCGGTGTTCTGCCTGGGCACATCGCTCACCGCGGAGTGGCCCTGGGGGAATTGGACCCCTTTCGCGGGCGCGCGGCTGACGTACGTCGTCCTTGGCCGCAAGTTCAAGGACGCCGCCTATCCGGATCAGCAATACGCGGCTTTCTCTCCTGGCCTCGTGGGGGGCTTGCGCTACCGACTTCTGAGCAAGCTCCACGTCGCGGGCCATGGCCGGATCCACTCCCTCATCTACAATGTCGAGAGGCCGCAGCGCTCCCTGGGGTACTGGGAGCTGTCGGCGCTCGTGGCGTATGAGCTTTAAGGAGCGCGAGATGCGACCCCTCTTTCCCGCCCTCCTGGGACTGCTCACCGCGTGCGGCGGTAACTTCTCCAACGAGGACCTCGAGTACCTCAACGCGCTGCCCACTCGGGAGGAGCTCGCCAGCAAGCTTCCGGACAGCGCCGCGTTCTCCGGACGGCGCGGGGAGCGGCTGAGCGTGGGAGAGCCTTCACCGCTCTACCAAGACACCCGGCAGGCATCGGACAACTTCAACACGCTGCTCGATGAGCTGCTGACCCTGGTCGAAACCATCCGCGCCCTGCCGCCCACCACGCGAGAACCTCACCGCCGCACCTGGGGGCCCTTCACGGACACGAACCAGCCGGGCCATGAAGCACGCTTCGTGATGGAGCGGCAGGAGGACGCCAACGTCTTCACCTACCAGTTCCAGTTCAAGCCGATCCAGGCGGACGATTCGGAGTGGTGGTCCTTCCTCGCGGGGGCCTTCCGGGCGGATGCGGGGGTCCGCAAGGGAGAGGGTGAGCTGCACCTCTTCGTCGGCGAAGCCGTGGCGAAGGGCCTCCACGTGGAGGGGCTCCACCCCCTCCAGCAATTGGACGTGGTCTACCAGACCCGCGAGCTGCCCACGCGGGTGGAGATGCGCCTCATCGCGCAGTCTCCCTCCGCCCCCGCGGAGGTCCGTTACACCTACCGCGAGCTGCCAGGCGGTTGGGGGGAGATGCGGTTCATCCAGCGGGACACGGAGGCGGTGCCCGGTGGGCAGAAAGAGGATGTGGAAATCACCAGCCGGTGGACGCCAGCCCAGGGGGGGGTGGGAACGTTCATCATCCTTCGAGGAGATCTCACGGGCGCCGGATACCGCGAGTGCTGGAACCCCCAGTACGAAGTCACCTACGCCAAGCGAAGCTGGGAGTTGTTCGGCACGGGAGACGTGAGCACCTGTCCGGACGTCTCGGGCTTCGAGGGCTGAAGCGCCGCGGATAATGGTGGCCTGTGTGCGGGCTGCTTGCTAGGCAGTGCCCCCTCTCCGCTTCCCCGCGTCCTCTCGACCGAAGGTCTCCCACCATGAAGATGAACCGTCCCTTCCTCGCGGGTATCTCGGCGCTGGCCTTCGTGGCCTGTGGTGGAAGCTCCGAGTTCACCGCGTCTCTGACGGGCGCGGCGGTGAGACCCGAGGCGGTGACCACCAACGGCAGTGGCAGCGTGACGGTCAAGCTGGACGGCAACACGCTGGAGGTGTCCGGCCGATTCACCGGCCTCACCACCAACGTCCGGTCTGCCCGGCTCCATGGACCGGCCGACGAGAACAACAACGCCGAGCCGCTCTGCCAACTGGGAGCCCCGCAGTCCACCAGCGGCACCCTCACCCTGGGCTCGGGGCCGGGCTCCTGCAAGGAGTTCGAGCTGAGCGGCGCTCAGGTCACGGATCTGGAGAACGGCCGGTGGTACGTGAGCCTCGAGAACAGGAACCACGAGACCGGTGAGGTGCGCGGCCAGCTCCGGAAGAAAGAGTAATCCTCGCCAGGAGCCCACCGATTGTCGGCCTGCCTGCTCTCCAACCGCCTCACTCCTTGACTCGACCGGGCGGGCTCTTTAGGTTCCGGCACTTCCCCATCGAAGCCTGAAGGGATTCCATGGCTCGCATTACCGTCGAAGACTGCCTCCCCCTGGTGGACAACCGCTTTGCCCTGGTGCTGCTCGGCGCCAAGCGCGCCCGTCAGCTCATGGCCGGTGCCCGCCCCATCATCGAGATTTCCAAGAACAAGCCGCCCGTGCTCTCGCTCCGGGAGATCGCCACGGGCCGCGTGAAGTTCGATCGCGATGTGCGCGAGGCGCTGTCCGGGAAGTATGCCGGTGAGGAGGGCGCGAAGGCCCCCGCCGGTGGCGCTCCCGACGTCCCCGCCGTCTAACCGCGCTTCTCCTCTGGCAGCGAGCCCGGTGGAGTCGAGTCCGCCGCGCGCAGCAGCTTCACCGCGCGCGCGGCGATGGACTTCTCCCCCTTGTAACCCAGCAGCGACACCAGTTGCGCCAGCGGCACCCAGCGCACCTCGTCCACCTCGACACGCGGGCCGGGAGGCAGCGCTCCCAGTTCCCCCGCCTGGTAGCGAAACAGGAAGAAGTGGACGCGCTTGAAGATGCGCTGCCCCCGGAACTGGTACACGTAGCGAATCTCCCCCAGGGGCGCCATCCGCGTGACGGTGAGGCCCGTCTCCTCGTGCACCTCGCGCATGGCCGTCTGCTCGGGCGTCTCTCCCGGGTCCACGTGCCCCTTGGGCAGCGCCCACAGGCTCCGCCCGTGGGGACGGATCACGGCCACGTCCCAACCCTCCGCATTCTCGCGGATGACGACACCTCCAGCGGACGCCTCACGCGGCATACGGGCCCACCCTACCCGAAGCGAGCGCCGCGTGCGTCACATCCCGTGCGCCATGTGGCGCAGCTTGGCCTCCGCCCCCAGCCGGTAGGCATAGCGCAAGTCCGACAGGAGCCGGTCCAGCCTCCGCCCGGACACATGTCCCATCAACCGGGTACAGAAGGAGCGCGACAGGCGGTTGGCCTCCTCATACCGCCAGCGCTCCTGGGACGAGAGCCGGGGCCGGTAGGAGACCCGCTCGAAGAGCCGCAGCAGCAGCTCCTCTGCCCAGGGGCGGACCCCCTCCCCCCAGCGGTGCAGCAAGCACATGGCGAACTTGTCCACCTCGGCCTGGGCTTCCAGCTCCAGCAAGGACAGCGCCCGCCCGTGCGCGGCCGTGTGCACCACATACAGGAAGTGCGAGACGCCCTCGGCCAGTTGGCAGTAGCCATCGAGATCGCCATCCAGCAGGTGCCCCACGGGACCGGCCTCGTAAGGCTTGAGCCGGTCCAGGAGCGCGGGAGACAGGTAGAGGGCCATTTCCAGCTCACCCTCGGCCCCTCCCTCGGACACCAGGAGCTCTTCTTCGGCCCGGCCCGTGGCCCCCAGAAGCACCGCGGCTTCCGTGTCCACCATGAACGTCTCGGCGCGGGCCTCGCAGGTGAGCCCGTAAATGGCCTTCAGGTGCTCCTGAATGCGTCCAATCACGCGCCCTCCTTCAGTTGGACAGGTGTCCCTTCGGCATCAGCATCCCAGCGTCCACCAGGACCCGCTCCAGCTTGTTGCTGCCGGTGCGCACCCAGGTCTCGTACACCTTCAGCGTGCCCGCCGGGCCGCCTTGCACCATGCCGCGCGCGGAGATCTCCTCCAGCACCTCCACCAGCATCCGGAACTTCGAGCACAGCTCGCGGTACACCTCGGCGAAGCCCGCGCCCGGGGCCAGGGCGGCCAGCTGGCCATAGGCCGTCCCACCCATCTGGATGTAGTAGTCCGGCCCCACCACGCTGGACTGCAACGAGCTGGCGAAGAAACCCGCCTTGTAGAGCGACACGTCACCCAGCCGGCGGAACGTCCGGATGCGCTCCTCGCGCTCCTGCTGGAGGGCGCGGTGGTACAGCATCGCCAGGGGCTCATGATCCTTGCGCCCACCTTCCTCCTGGCTGAAGAGCTTGTCCGTGGTGGCGAACTCCGTCAGCAGGTTGACCAGGTAGAAGCCCGTGAGCTCCGCGACCACGACGCGTTGGCGATGGATGACTTCTTCCAGGATCGTCTTGAAGAACTCCTTCAACGAGGCGCCTGTCACCAGTCCACTCATGCTCATCCACCTCCATTCCCACCTAGGGAAAACGGGGAATCAGGAAGAAGTGTAACAACAGAGCAATTTATCCGCAAAAGCGGACACCAATCATTCCAAGGACTTACGCTAGCAATCGAGGGGTGAGAGTGCCAATTCCGTCATCTGGAGGACGAACGCACGCAGAGCGAGGGGAAAGCGGAACGAAGGCCTAAACGGCAGTTAAGACGCCTATTTGGCGAAGTCCCCCCCCTCTCGTCTGGCTCGCTTGACGGAGGAAGTTCCCTGGTTATTATCCGGCGCGTTTCGGTGTTAGCACTCGCGGGTGATGAGTGCTAATCGCCCAGGCCTCTCGGCCTCACTTGCCCCCCCGGGCGTCCCGGACTCACTGGGCGCCCCACTGACCAGAAGGAGACCCACTATGAAGATTCGTCCCCTGCAGGATCGCCTCATCGTCAAGCGCGTTGCCGAGGAGAACAAGACCAAGGGCGGCCTGTTCATCCCCGACACCGCCAAGGAGAAGCCGCTGGAGGGCAAGGTGGTCGCCGTTGGCAACGGGAAGATCCTCGAGGACGGCAAGGTTCGTCCCCTGGACATCAAGGCCAACGACACCATCCTCTTCAGCAAGTACGCGGGCACCGAGATCAAGATCGACGGTGAGGAGCACCTCATCCTCCGTGAGGAGGATGTGCTCGGCGTGATCGAGAAGTAGTTCTCCCCTCCCGCTTTCCCTCCCTTTCTTAAGGATACAGACACATGGCGAAAGACATCATTTTCGACGTACGCGCGCGTGAAGCCATTCTCCGCGGCGTGAACATCCTGGCCGACGCGGTCAAGGTCACCCTGGGGCCCAAGGGCCGCAACGTGGTCATCGAGAAGAGCTTCGGCTCCCCCACCATCACCAAGGACGGTGTGACGGTGGCCAAGGAGATCGAGCTCGAGAACAAGTTCGAGAACATGGGCGCGCAGATGGTGAAGGAGGTTGCCTCGAAGACCTCCGACGTGGCCGGCGACGGCACCACCACCGCCACCGTGCTGGCGCAGGCCATCTTCCGCGAGGGCGCGAAGCTGGTCGCCGCGGGCCACAACCCGATGGACATCAAGCGCGGCATCGACAAGGCCGTCGCGGCCGTCGTGGCCGAGCTGAAGAAGATGGCCAAGCCGACCAAGGACAAGAAGGAGATCGCCCAGGTCGGCACCATCTCCGCCAACGGTGACACCACCATCGGCCAGATCATCGCGGACGCGATGGAGAAGGTCGGCAAGGAGGGCGTCATCACCGTCGAGGAGGCCAAGGGCCTGGAGACCACCCTCGACGTGGTGGAGGGCATGCAGTTCGACCGCGGCTACCTCTCCCCGTACTTCGTGACGGACCCGGAGCGCATGGAGGTCGTCCTGAACGACCCCTACATCCTCATCAACGAGAAGAAGATCTCGTCGATGAAGGACCTGCTGCCCATCCTCGAGCAGGTGGCTCGCTCCGGCAAGCCGCTGCTCATCATCGCCGAGGAAGTGGAGGGCGAGGCGCTGGCCACCCTGGTGGTCAACAAGATCCGTGGCGTGCTGAGCGTGGCGGCCGTGAAGGCGCCGGGCTTCGGTGACCGCCGCAAGGCCATGCTCGAGGACATCGCCAACCTGACGGGCGGCCGGCTGATCGCCGAGGACCTGGGCATCAAGCTCGACGCCCTCACCCTGGCCGACCTGGGCCGCGCCAAGCGCATCACCATCGACAAGGACAACAGCACCATCGTCGACGGTGCCGGTGCGCAGAAGGACATCGAGGCGCGCGTCAAGCAGATCCGCGCCCAGATCGAGGAGACCAGCAGCGACTACGACCGCGAGAAGCTCCAGGAGCGTCTGGCGAAGCTCGTGGGCGGCGTGGCGGTGATCAACGTCGGCGCGGCCACCGAGACCGAGATGAAGGAGAAGAAGGCCCGCGTGGAGGACGCGCTCAACGCGACCCGCGCGGCCGTCGAGGAGGGCGTGGTGCCCGGCGGCGGCGTGGCGTTCATCCGCTGCATCAAGGCGCTCGAGTCCGTGCAGGCCGTCGAGGGTGAGAAGTTCGGCGTGGACATCATCCGCCGCTCGCTCGAGGAGCCCCTGCGCCAGATCGTCGGCAACGGCGGCCTGGAGGGCAGCGTGGTGGTGAACAAGGTCAAGGAGAGCACCGGTTCCAACGGCTTCAACGCCGCCACCGGCGCCTATGAGGACCTGCTGGCCGCGGGCGTCATCGACCCGGCCAAGGTGAGCCGCACCGCGCTGCAGAACGCGGCGTCCGTGTCCTCCCTCATGCTGACCACCGAGGCGATGGTGGCCGAGCGTCCGAAGGCGGACGACGACAAGGCCTCCCCCGGCGGCGGCATGGGCGGCATGGGCGGCATGGGCGGCATGGGCGGCATGGGCATGTAGTGCCCCCTGCCCTGGCGGCGGCATCGCTGGGGTGAGCGCGGCCTCCGGTTCCTTCGTGGAGCCGGGGGCCGTCGCTTTTTCAGGGGAAAGTGGCGCACCGCCCCCACGCCTCTTAGGTTTCTTTCAAGAGACGCTCTGCCTGAAAACATCTCTCCAAGGAGATTCAGATGAAGCCCGTGAAGATCTACACCACCACCTACTGCGGCTTCTGTGTGCGGGCCAAGGACCTGCTCAAGCGCAAAGGGGTGAACTACGAGGAGCTGGACGTCACGGGCAACGACGAGATGCGCGCCCGGCTGGTGGAGATGAGCGGAGGCCAGCGCACCGTGCCGCAGATCTTCATCGGAGACACCCATGTGGGTGGCTATACCGACCTGGCCCAGCTCGACCGGGACGGCCAGTTGGAGCCCATGCTCCAAGGCTGAGCAGGCAGGCAAGCAAGCGCGCCCTTCTGGCCCCCTCCTGGCGTGAATAGGTTCCTGTCATCAACAGGAACTTTCTGACTCAGGAGGCACCCCATGGCTGGCGGCGAGCAAAAGACCGGTACCCGCGACGAGCACTACAACCTCATCAGCGCCCTGTATCACCTGCTGGAAGGTGCCGCGACGTGCGAGCAGTACATCCGGGATGCCCAGCAGTCCGGAGACCCGGAGCTGGCCCAGTTCTTCAAGGACTGGCAGGACGAGCAGCGCAACCTCTCCGAGCGGGCCAAGAACCTGCTGAGCACCCGGATCCTCCACGCGGGGGCAGGCATCGGACGGCAGAAGGGCACTCCTACCAAGAGTCCCACCAACGCGCAGGTGAACTCGGGCGGCAACGAGCAGGATGACGTCGTCGACGAGCAGTCCAAGGAATCCTTCCCCGCCAGCGACGCGTCCGCGAAGTACTAGCCCTGGGTGACCCACCAGGTGAGGCATTCCAAGCCTCACCTGGGAGGGAAAAAGGCAGCGAACGGCCCCCCACGGGGGCCCTTCCGCCGGTCCACTGGGGGCCTCGGGATGTGCGGTGGCGGTGAGTTTGTCTTGCCCCCCATGTCCCAACGCCCGTAAACAGGGCTCCCCCAGGGCGAACGGGCTCCTGCCCTCCTCCCCGGGCATGGGAAGGCGAATGGCCATGACCGACAAGCCCGAAATCACCCAGTCCGTTCAGGTGGAATCCGAAGGCCGCCCCGTCCGCATCCAGGTGCGCGAGTGGACCGTCGAGGTGTCCGCGGGACCGGACAAGAGCAAGAAGCTCACCACCCAGGACTCGCTGGTGCGCGTTGGCTCGGACCCGTCGAGCGATCTCGTCCTCACGGATCCGACCGTCAGCCGCAGGCACCTGGAAATCGAGCGCACCCCCAAGGGGCTGCTGCTGAAGGATCTGGGCAGCCGCAACGGCACGTACCTGGACGGCCGGCAGGTGTTCCAGGTCCTGCTCCAGTCCGGCGACAAGGTCCAGCTGGGCAAGACACGGCTCACCATCAAGCCGGATGTGCGCACCACCGAGGTGGAGGTGCCCTCCGGGGCGGACTCCTTCGGTTCGCTGGTGGGCACCTCGGAGCGGATGCGCCTGGTCTTCTCCGACCTGCGCCGCATCGCCCGCGAAGACATGAACCTCCTCATCGAGGGGGAGACGGGCACCGGCAAGGAGCTCGCCGCGCGCGCCGTGCACCAGCACTCCTCCCGCCGTCACGGCCCCTTCAAGGTCGTGGACTGCAACCTCATCACCGAGGAGAAGGCCGAGCGCGAGCTGTTCGGCTCCATGCGCGCGGTGGATGACGGGGACAAGGGCGTGCGTGGCGTCTTCGAGGCCGCCCAGGGGGGAACCCTCTTCCTGGACGAAGTGGGAGAGCTGCCCCTGGCGCTTCAACCCAAGCTGCTGCGCGTGCTGGAGCGCCGCGAGGTGCCCACGCTGGATGGCGGCGCAGTGCCTGTGAACGTGCGCGTCATCGCCTCCACCCACCGCAACCTGGAGGAGGACGTGCGCCAGGGCCGCTTCCGCGCCGACCTGTATTTCCGGCTGGCGGTGGCCCGCGTGCGCTTGCCCCCCTTGCGCACCCGGCGCGAGGACATCCCCGTGCTCTCCCAGTCCCTGCTGGACTCGCTGAAGTCCTCCTTCGAGCTCACCCCGCAGACGCTCGCCCTCTTCGAGGGCTATGAGTGGCCCGGCAACGTGCGCGAGCTGCGCAACGTGCTGGAGCGCGGCGCGCTCATGCAGGAGACGGGCAACACCAGCTGGCTGGACTTCATGGCCCAGCCCCCCCAGAAGAACGAGGGCCCGCCTCCCACCAGCGTGGGCGCCCTCGTCACGGGGATGAACTACCACGAGGCCAAGGACCGTGTGCTGGCCGACTTCGAGCGCCTCTACTTCGCCGAGGTGATGAAGGAGGTGGGCTTCGACATGAAGACCGCCGAACAGCGCACCGGTCTGTCCATGCAGAGCCTCTACCGGCTGCTGAAGAAAAACGGGCTGCGCCTCAAGGATCTCAAGAACGCCGAGGGTCTTGATAAGTAGGCGTCCGCACACAGTTCCATCGGAGGGGTACATACCTATGTTGCGCCGACTCGCCGTAGCGTCCGTCCTCGTCACCGCCGCCTGCGCGGGCCAGCAGAAGCCCTCAGCGGGCGGTCAGCCCATGACCAAGGAAGAGCGGACCCGCATCACCAACCAGCCCGCCTTCGACGTGGCCATCTGCCAGTCCCGGCCGATCAGCCTGCCCCAGCCTCCCAACCAGGCGTTCCTGGTGGGCGCGCTCGTCTCTGCCCGGCCGCAGATCATGGAGTGCCTGGTGGATCCGAAGCACCGCGCGGGCGCGGAGACGACCAAGGTCACCGTGAAGACCCGCCTCACCGAGCAGGAGGCCACCCACGCCCTCACCGGGGAGAACCTCACCCCCGAGGGCCAGAAGTGCATCCAGGATGCGGTCAACACCCTCATCCCCCTGCAGCCCCTGGCCAAGGGCTCCCAGCCGTTGGAGGCCGAGACGCAGTTCGTGCACGAGCGGAACAACAGCCCCACCGTCACGATGGGCATCAACGAGGGCTCGGACTTCTCCGGCGCCGTCCGGCTGGCCCAGGCCCAGTGGTGTGACTGCTATGCCGGCTACACCACCCAGGCCCCCCCCCTGCTCACCGCGCGCATCAAGCTGACCCAAGCCTCGCAAACGCCGGCCGAGATCACCTTCGAGCCCAGCGGCAGCACCGAGGGAGATCAGCTCGCCGCCTGCCTGAAGGAGAAGATGACGCCCCTGCCCGCGAAGATCAGCTCGCAGGAGCTGACCTTCCCCTACCGCTTCGTCCACTTCCACGCGCAGGCCACCGAGCCCACCGCCAGCATGGCGCCGGATCTGCGCTTCCTCCAGCTGGAGCTGGTGCGCAACCAGCGCACCGCCCACACGGCCATTGCCCTGGGAACGCGCGAGAACGCGGCCGCCACCTACGAGGCCCTCGCCAACGAGTACCGGAAGAATCCCCGCAAGAACTACGAGCTCATCCCCAAGCTGCGCGAGAAGTGCGCCGCGCTGGAGAGCTCCGCCGAGGCTTGGGTGTCGGCGGTCGAAGCCCAGCTCGCCGTGGACCAGCAGACCACAGCGCTCATTCAAGAGCTCAAGGCCAAGGACCCGGCCTGGGCCGACGCGGAGCTCGCGAGCCAGAACTCGCTGAGCAAGACCCAGGCGGACCTCCAGACGGCGAAGCAGCGCCGCCAGGATGACGCCAACGTCTGCAAGCCGCTCAAGTAGCCCCTTCCAGCCCCTGGAAACAGCAAAGGCGCGGGACCCAGCCGGGGCCCGCGCCTTTTTCGTGTCCCCGGGAGGAGGCCTCAGGCCACGGACGCGTTGTCGTTGGCCGCCGCCTCGCGCAGCTTCACGCTCACCAGCTTGGAGATGCCCGGCTCCTCCATCGTCACGCCATAGAGCGTGTCGGCGACCTCCATGGTCCGCTTGTTGTGGGTGATGAGGATGAACTGCGACTGGCGGCTCATCTCCTTCACCATCTCGTTGTAGCGGCCCACGTTGCCCTCATCCAGCGGCGCGTCGACCTCGTCCAGGAGGCAGAAGGGCGTCGGCTTGATGAGGAAGATGCCGAAGATGAGCGCCACCGCGGTGAGGGCCTTCTCACCGCCCGACAGCAGGTTGACGCTCTGCAGCTTCTTGCCCGGCGGCTGGGCGACGATCTCCACACCCTGCTCGGAGCCTGCCCCTTCGTTGGTGAGCACCAGGCTGGCCCGGCCTCCACCGAACAGCCGCGGGAAGACCGCCTGGAACTTCTCGTTCACCACGTCGAAGGTCTGCTTGAAGCGCTCGCGGCTGGTGGAGTCGATGCGGACGATGGCTTCCTTGAGCTGCTCCAGCGACAGCGTCAGGTCCTTCTTCTGCCCCGAGAGGAAGTCGAAGCGCTTGGACAGCTCCGCGTGCTCGTCGATGGCGGTGAGGTTGATCTCCCCCATCTTCTCCACCTGGGCGCGCAGATCCTTCAGCTCCGCCTCCACCTCGGGCGCCAGGGGCGCCAGCAGGTGGTAGTTGTGCAGTTCGTGCGCCAGCTCCACCTGGTGCCGCTCCCGGATGCCCGCGGACAGGTGCTCCAGCTCCAGGGCAATCTCCCGCTCCTTGAGGGAGATCTGCGACAGGCCCTGCATCAGCTCGTCCAGGCGGCCGCGCAGCTCGCGGAACTGCGTGTCCTGCTCGCGCACCTCGGTGGACGCCGTGGTGTGCGCGGCGCGGCGCGCCTCCAGGGTCTCGGCCCCCTGACGGAACTCCTCGGCCCGCTTCGCCCGTCCACCCTCGGTGGTCTCAATGCGCCGCCGCAGCTCCTCCGAGCGGCCCATCCCTTCCCCCACCAACGCCTGGAGGCGGTGGATGCGCCCTTCCATCTCCCGGCGCTGGGTGAGCAG
Protein-coding sequences here:
- a CDS encoding sigma 54-interacting transcriptional regulator; its protein translation is MTDKPEITQSVQVESEGRPVRIQVREWTVEVSAGPDKSKKLTTQDSLVRVGSDPSSDLVLTDPTVSRRHLEIERTPKGLLLKDLGSRNGTYLDGRQVFQVLLQSGDKVQLGKTRLTIKPDVRTTEVEVPSGADSFGSLVGTSERMRLVFSDLRRIAREDMNLLIEGETGTGKELAARAVHQHSSRRHGPFKVVDCNLITEEKAERELFGSMRAVDDGDKGVRGVFEAAQGGTLFLDEVGELPLALQPKLLRVLERREVPTLDGGAVPVNVRVIASTHRNLEEDVRQGRFRADLYFRLAVARVRLPPLRTRREDIPVLSQSLLDSLKSSFELTPQTLALFEGYEWPGNVRELRNVLERGALMQETGNTSWLDFMAQPPQKNEGPPPTSVGALVTGMNYHEAKDRVLADFERLYFAEVMKEVGFDMKTAEQRTGLSMQSLYRLLKKNGLRLKDLKNAEGLDK